The Methylopila sp. M107 genome contains the following window.
TCACCAAGGCCGATCTCGGCACGCCAGCGAGACGCGCGCGCCAGGACCTCGAAGGCGCGATGTCGATCACCAGCCTCGCCGATCCCGGCTGGGAGCCGCCGGTCGCGCTGGTCTCGTCGGAAAGCGGCGAGGGGCTCGATACGCTGCTGATGCACCTGAAAGCCCATTCGGAGTTCATCCGGCAGGGCGCGCGGCTGGCGCGCCGGCGGCGGGAGCAGTCCGACGCCAGGCTCGCGGCCTCGCTCAAGGGCCGCTTCGGAACGGAGGGCCTCGCAGCCGCCCGCGGGCTGATCGGGGCTGCCGAAGGCGGCCCGTTCGCGCGCGAAACCGAGGTCTCGCGCATGCTCAGAAGCCGTCTCGGGAACGCGTCGTAACCCTCTGTTAACGCTCGCCGTTAACCGCTCCTCAATCATAACGGACGAAAACCATAAAGGTGTTTCGGTCGGGTCGTTGCGGATTGTCGATCCGTTAACGACCGCAGTTGGGTGCGTGGCGTCATGCGTGGACGGGACCGGAACGCGCGCCGCCGCAAGGGCTGTTCCCGCGCAAAGCTCCTCGGCCTGATGATCGCCTGCGCGATCGCGCCGTTCTCGACCACCTCGATCGCCCGGCAGGACGCCTCGAGCCTGCTGCCCGACGGCGTCTCGCTGCGCGGGCCCGTCGGTCCCGGGCGCTATCTCGCGGTTGCGCCGCGCCGGCCGCTCGAACTCGCCTCGCTCGAAACCGCCGACCTGTTCGCCGGCGGCCGCGGGCCGATCGCGACGCCCGACATGTATGACGGCGGCGCGCTCATGGTGATCGAGCTGCCGCAGGAGACGCCGCGCAGCGCCGCCAAGGCCGACCAGCCGGCCCCCTTCGTCGACCGCACGCTGAAGGCCGACAGGCTGCCGGTGCGGCCCGAGCACGCGGTCGAGCCCGTCCGGTCCGGCGTCGCCGAACTCGACGACCCGTTCGCGCAGCTCCCCGCACTCGCGACGCTGATGGGCGACGAGCTCGGCCTCGACAGCCTCGCCCCGATGGGCGCCGACCTTCTCGCGCCCGCGACCCCGCCGGACCTGCCGTCCGAGCCCGAGCTCCAAAGCTCCTCCGCCGCGACGCCGGACGACGGCGCGCCGGCCGACGCCGGCCTGACGGCGATCCCCATGCTGCCGCGCGAGGCGGGGCTGCGCCATGACGGCTCGACCCCCTCGGTCGCAAAGCTCAACGGCGGGGTCGCGCCCGCCACCACCACGCCGCCCGCGGGCCTCGCGCTCGAACTCGCGGCGCTGCCGGTCTCCCCGCTGTCGGGCGCGCTCACCACGCCGCTCGCAAAGCCCCGCGAGCGCATGGCGCTGACGCCCTCCACCGGGCTCGACCAGGAGGGCGAGACGGTCGCGATCCGCGGCGATCTCGACGGCTCGGGCCGGATCGAGACGCGGCTCTCGCACCGCATCCTGATCCCGCAGGGCCAGCTCGCCCAGGCCGAACAGTGCCTCGCCGAGGCGATCTATTTCGAGGCTCGCGGCGAGTCCAAGGAGGGCCAGTACGCGGTCGCCCAGGTGGTGATGAACCGCACCCGCTCGGGCTACTATCCGTCCGACGTCTGCGGCGTCGTCTACCAGAACAAGCACCGCCGCAACGCCTGCCAGTTCTCCTTCGCCTGCGACCGGATCGCCGACCGGGTGACCAACCGCCACGCCTGGACCATCGCGGTCGCGATCGCCCGCGACGTCGCGCGCGGCGGCGCGTGGCTGCCGGCGGTGGGGGACTCGACCCACTATCATGCGACCTATGTGCGCCCGAACTGGATCCGCGACATGGTCAAGGAAGACAAGATCGGCCGCCACATCTTCTACCGCGTCCGCTGGCGCGCCCCGCTCGCCGACGTCAACGCGTGAGGGCTCTTGCCTTCTCCCCTCGCCGAACTTTGAAAAAGTCCGCCGCCTCCTGTCCCCCTCCCCCTTGCGGGGAGGGGCTAGGGGCGGGGGTGGCGCCGGATGGAGCGCCAGCGCTGAAGACGCGCTCGACGCTCGACGCTCGACGCCGAAGTCATGTTCTGAACCACCCCCACCCCTAGCCCCTCCCCGCAAGGGGGAGGGGGACGGCCGGCGTCGCGCCCGATGCCTTCGCTCATCCGGACAGCCTGCATCGTCCCGCCGCGAATTTTCGCGCGAGGGGATGAACAGGGAGGCGGGTACGCCAGGCGGCCGCATCTTAAAACTTAGAGAACCGGTCGCCCGGCGCCCCACGCACGGCGATTTTTCATCGCTCAAAGGAACCGCGCTCCGACGTCGGGCGACCCGTTGGCCCTTCGGTCTCCCAAAGGGGTCCGGACCAGTCCCGCCGCGTTACGGCCCACTGAAGGGCGGCCCCGTCATAGTGCAGGGCGGGCGGCCGCCGTTCCTTGGCGTTGTCCGGGCGCCCTTGACCTCATCGGCCAAAAGCTTCCGGCTCGCGCCGCGAAAAGCCCTCGATCGACGTCCCGGGAGGCTTCAGACCGGTGCTGAACCCGCGCAGGCGCCGCCCTCACATCCCGCGCGAACGGCCGGTCCGGACGCGCCTCCCGGCGGGAGGAGGTGAAGGGAGCGTGCGGGATGATGGGAATGATGTCAAGGACAAAATACCTAGTATCGCATTATCCAAACCCGCCGCGACGCTTCCGTCCCCTTCTCCCGCTTAGCTGAGAGAAGGTAAGGATGAGGGGGCGTCAACCCGCTGAGCCCTGTCACGAAGTCCCCTCACCCTTACCCTCTCCCGCTCCGCGGGCGAGGGGGTCGGAGACGTGGCCGTCCCCCTCCCCCTTGCGGGGAGGGGTTAGGGGTGGGGGTCCCTCAGGATAAAGCGCTCCGCGTCGGCGTAGAGCAGCTTCGCCCTCGGAGCCATGTTCTGAACCACCCCCACCCCTAGCCCCTCCCCGCAAGGGGGAGGGGAACGAGGCAGTGCGGAGAACGCGCCGCGAGCCCGCCCCCTCCACCGCCTTCGGCGGTCCCCCTCCCCCGCGCTCCGCGCAGGGGAGGATCCAGAGGCGTCGCGGGTCGTGCGCGGATCCTCCTCCATGCCAAAGGCATGGGGGAGGGGGACCATGCGGAGCATGGGGGAGGGGGCGGGGCGTAAAGCGCCCCAGGATCAGGCCTTATCCCCGTCTCGGCTAAAGCCCGCCAAGGTCCTTCGCGGCGCGCTCGAGGATCTCGCGCGCCTTCGCCGCCTGCTCGGCCGAGAGCCGTCCGCCGCGGAGCTTCTCGGACAGCACGCGCCGCAGATCGCCGACCGCCTCGCCGAGCGCGGCTTCGCCGAGCGCGCCGGAGGCCTCGTCGACCTGCGCGTTGATCTTGTCGAGCTCGGCGCGGTTCTCGTCGAGATAGGCGCGGCCGGCGTCGGTGATCGCGTAGAGCCGCTTGTTCCCCTGCGCCTCGGAGGTCGCGAGGTCGGCGTCCTGCATCATCTGCAG
Protein-coding sequences here:
- a CDS encoding cell wall hydrolase → MRGRDRNARRRKGCSRAKLLGLMIACAIAPFSTTSIARQDASSLLPDGVSLRGPVGPGRYLAVAPRRPLELASLETADLFAGGRGPIATPDMYDGGALMVIELPQETPRSAAKADQPAPFVDRTLKADRLPVRPEHAVEPVRSGVAELDDPFAQLPALATLMGDELGLDSLAPMGADLLAPATPPDLPSEPELQSSSAATPDDGAPADAGLTAIPMLPREAGLRHDGSTPSVAKLNGGVAPATTTPPAGLALELAALPVSPLSGALTTPLAKPRERMALTPSTGLDQEGETVAIRGDLDGSGRIETRLSHRILIPQGQLAQAEQCLAEAIYFEARGESKEGQYAVAQVVMNRTRSGYYPSDVCGVVYQNKHRRNACQFSFACDRIADRVTNRHAWTIAVAIARDVARGGAWLPAVGDSTHYHATYVRPNWIRDMVKEDKIGRHIFYRVRWRAPLADVNA
- a CDS encoding PadR family transcriptional regulator produces the protein MSCHSDHSGHRGRRWFESSGFRDRACGPGHRGGLFGRHRGGPFGGGRFGGRGARMFDGGALRILVLGLLAEGPRHGYDIIKALEARFQGAYSPSPGSIYPMLQMMQDADLATSEAQGNKRLYAITDAGRAYLDENRAELDKINAQVDEASGALGEAALGEAVGDLRRVLSEKLRGGRLSAEQAAKAREILERAAKDLGGL